DNA from Bacteroidales bacterium:
CTGATAAACAATCTATTATAGCAATAGTTTTGTTCTCGGGTTTTATTGTTTTAAATAGAACTTGAACATTAAAAATATATGCGATGCAAACAAATTATTATTCCATACTTTCTTCTAAAATTGTTAAGAAACCATGGCTTATGGTTTTTTTGGTTTTTTTCAGCACTCTTTTCTTTACGGCAAATTTAAAGGCACAGACACTTTTAGACAATTATGATGGTACTGATGACCTTACTTACACAACGGAAGGAACATGGTCTATTACCGGTGGACAATACGAGGGACAAAACGGAGGAGCTTCAACCCCGGAACATAGCTACGCTTCTTATGATCTTTCAAATTCTTTTTCCGGCTACATTTTGGACAAAGCAAACACCAATACTTGGTTTGGATGGATAGACTTAAATAATGATGTGGTCTCAGGATGGGGTTCTACTAATAAATCTGCAGGAATGGTTTTAGCCGCAAACTCTTCAGATTTTAACGCCACGACAACAAGCGGTTATGCTGTTGTACTTAGAAATAATCCTGACGAATTAGTCATTATCCGTTTTGATAATGGGATTACTTCAGGAGCAACCAACTTGCCAGATAATTCTACAGAAATAGTTTCCAGTGGTTACACTTATGCCGATTCTGACAATGGTGTAAACTTTTTTGTAGAATACCTTAGCGATGGCACTTGGAAAATTTCTTACTTGGCTGGCGCAAAACTCTCAGATGCAAATGCTGTTGACAAAGCTCAATACACCGGTGGTGATGACACTTCATTAAGTGCTGAAGAAACCTATACGGGTTCTACTTATAAATATGCAGGCTGGGTTTACGCACATGGAAGCACAACCAATACATCATATTTTGATAATTTTGGTGCTAGTTATACCGATAATTTACCACCTGTTGCAACTTGGGATCCTGCTGATGGAGATATTGGAGTAGCTGTTGATGGAGATATAACGATTACTTTTAACGAGGCCATTCAAAATACTGATGGAAGT
Protein-coding regions in this window:
- a CDS encoding Ig-like domain-containing protein, translating into MQTNYYSILSSKIVKKPWLMVFLVFFSTLFFTANLKAQTLLDNYDGTDDLTYTTEGTWSITGGQYEGQNGGASTPEHSYASYDLSNSFSGYILDKANTNTWFGWIDLNNDVVSGWGSTNKSAGMVLAANSSDFNATTTSGYAVVLRNNPDELVIIRFDNGITSGATNLPDNSTEIVSSGYTYADSDNGVNFFVEYLSDGTWKISYLAGAKLSDANAVDKAQYTGGDDTSLSAEETYTGSTYKYAGWVYAHGSTTNTSYFDNFGASYTDNLPPVATWDPADGDIGVAVDGDITITFNEAIQNTDGSAITDLSTLITLKLDDSGGADVSYSATIDGTNTIITITPDVDLTNSQLYYVAIAAVEDANGNETSGESISFTAIGPEPTNDPNDKSITDITHIDITINW